Below is a window of Pseudomonadota bacterium DNA.
TTATTAGGTACATCCACCCCGTATCCAACTAAAGGTCCCTATGAAATGTAAGCACTCTAGTGCGTCTCAGGCCGGCTCATCAAAGGCAACAAATCAAGATGCTTACCTCGTTGATGATCGGCTTGGTATTCACCTGGTCTGCGATGGAATGGGGGGTCATAGGGGGGGAGAGACTGCTGCTCAGCTTGCTTGCAACACAACGCTAAACTACCTGCGTAAACACCAGGAAGCTATCCTGGGCTTTGCGGCCGGAACTGAATCCAAGGAGACCCTTGTAGATCTAGTCACATCAGCCATTCTGACCGCCAACACTGAGATTTATCGCATGGCTGCTGCGGAGCCCTCCCTGGCAGGCATGGGAACCACCCTAGCGATGCTCCTTATCACAGGGAACCTCGGCATAGTTGCCCACGTTGGTAGCAGCAGGGTTTATCTATACCGTAACGATCAGCTTACACAGCTAACGAAGGACCACACACTTTCCCAGGAGCTTATCGACCGCGGCCTTATGACGGAAGCCAAGGCTGCCAAATGGGCCTACGGTCGGGTGCTCTCCCGAGCGCTTGGGCCGATGGAGGCCGTTGTTGTTAATACCTTACAGCTCGATATTCTACCGGGCGATCGTTTCGTGCTAGCTACCGACGGTGTAACGACCGCGCTAACGGCGGATGAGATTAAAGCGGTACTTGCAAATTCATCTCAAGATACCGTAGCCCAGCTGCTAGTACAGGCATCGCATGCCAAGGACCATGAGATTCGTAGTGAAAATCATAGCGACGATGCTACCGTAATAGTCGCCGATTCCCTCTCCGATATAAGCGATGAGGCCCTTCAACAGGCGCGCACTTGGGAGGTGTTGCAAAAGACAAGCTCCCTGCAGGATATGTTCCTATTTCGCTCACTAGATCCGCGGTCAATTATGCAGATCGTAAGCAACTCGGTTATTATGTACAACGATCCAAGCGATCTGCTCTTTAATCAGGGCGATGTTGAACAGAATATCTACATTATACTTGAGGGCGACTTCGAGGTGCTTGTAAACGATACCGTAATCGCCAAACTTTCAAGGGGAAATCACTTCGGTGAGATGTCGTGGTTTAGTCAAGAACCGCGCTCGGCCACAGTTCGATGCTGTTCAAATTCAAAGCTTCTCAAGGTTAGTGCGCTATTTCTTGAGGGCTTTATACTTAGATCGCCCGAAGCCGGCGTGCTGATACTGCGAGAACTTGCTCGCGAGCTCAGTATGAGGCTGCGCGCTACTAACGAACTCATCCTTTATCGCGCTAACTAGACCTGACCTGCTACTACTACTCGTTTTTAGATGCCAACGCTCGTTACCCTGGCTTTTGGGATCGAGGTGCTAGTGAGTTATAGACAGAAGCTTAAGGAGCTGACTACTCCTTAGCTATACGCCCACCCGCGAGCAATTCCTCATTATTTAGATCGTACATGACCGCCGCCTGACCAGGCGATACGGCGGCCCAATCCTCACACCATGAGATTTGGCATCTCTGTGGGTCAATAACATGCATACGCGCCCTAACGCCTTGGTGACGTGAGCGTACCTGTACTATTAGCTCCTGCTCATATCCAGCACCACCATCCACATCCTGCATACGCCGAAGAAGCTCAGGATTTACCCATTGCATATCCTCGACTAGGAATCCTTCTCGCTTAAGGTCTTTGCGCGGACCAACTATGACTCGATCGCTAGCGGCATCGATATCAACAACGTATAGCGGCTCAGGGCTGCCGCCTAAGTTTAGGCCTCTACGCTGACCAACGGTATAGCGGTGAATACCGTCGTGCTCGCCAAGCTTTGCGCCGTCTTTTGTCACGAATGCGCCCCTAGGTTTACGTCCACCTATCTTGGCCACAAAATCTTGTACACTCCCTGCAACGAAGCAGATATCCTGACTCTCCGGCTTGTCGGCCGTAAGTAATCCAGCTTCACGCGCAATCTCGCGGATCTCTGGCTTCGTGTAATCTCCAACCGGAAAGAGGGTCTGCTCTAGCTCCTCCTGCCTACAGGTATAGAGAAAATAACTCTGGTCTTTTTCGAGGTCGCGCCCCCGTAAAAGATGAAACCCTGCGACACTTTTTGTAATACGTGCATAGTGTCCAGTTGCAACGTGGCTACACCCAAAGCCCTTTGCACGCTCACGCAGCTCCCTAAACTTTACCTTACTGTTACAGTCGATACAGGGGTTAGGGGTTAAGCCTCGCTGATAGCTCTCTACGAAACGTTGTATAACTTCGCGCTGAAAGGTCTCTTCGAAATCAACCACGTAGTAAGGAATATCAAGAGTGGCAGCAACACGACGAGCATCACAAAAATCAGCGGGACTACAACACGTTGCTCGACTGTTCTCGGCCGAGTTTTTCTTATAGTCCCAGACCTGCATGGAGACTCCAACGAGCTGTACCCCAGTTTCCACCCTGGTTTTTGCCAGCAGGTATGCAGCCACGGAGGAGTCGACTCCGCCTGACATGGCTACAACTATAGAGCTGGGGGTCTTAGAGCTATGTGTGTGTGTA
It encodes the following:
- a CDS encoding protein phosphatase 2C domain-containing protein; the encoded protein is MKCKHSSASQAGSSKATNQDAYLVDDRLGIHLVCDGMGGHRGGETAAQLACNTTLNYLRKHQEAILGFAAGTESKETLVDLVTSAILTANTEIYRMAAAEPSLAGMGTTLAMLLITGNLGIVAHVGSSRVYLYRNDQLTQLTKDHTLSQELIDRGLMTEAKAAKWAYGRVLSRALGPMEAVVVNTLQLDILPGDRFVLATDGVTTALTADEIKAVLANSSQDTVAQLLVQASHAKDHEIRSENHSDDATVIVADSLSDISDEALQQARTWEVLQKTSSLQDMFLFRSLDPRSIMQIVSNSVIMYNDPSDLLFNQGDVEQNIYIILEGDFEVLVNDTVIAKLSRGNHFGEMSWFSQEPRSATVRCCSNSKLLKVSALFLEGFILRSPEAGVLILRELARELSMRLRATNELILYRAN
- the mnmA gene encoding tRNA 2-thiouridine(34) synthase MnmA; the protein is MTTDTHTHSSKTPSSIVVAMSGGVDSSVAAYLLAKTRVETGVQLVGVSMQVWDYKKNSAENSRATCCSPADFCDARRVAATLDIPYYVVDFEETFQREVIQRFVESYQRGLTPNPCIDCNSKVKFRELRERAKGFGCSHVATGHYARITKSVAGFHLLRGRDLEKDQSYFLYTCRQEELEQTLFPVGDYTKPEIREIAREAGLLTADKPESQDICFVAGSVQDFVAKIGGRKPRGAFVTKDGAKLGEHDGIHRYTVGQRRGLNLGGSPEPLYVVDIDAASDRVIVGPRKDLKREGFLVEDMQWVNPELLRRMQDVDGGAGYEQELIVQVRSRHQGVRARMHVIDPQRCQISWCEDWAAVSPGQAAVMYDLNNEELLAGGRIAKE